GCCCGTGACAACAAGAAGTCTCGTATCATCCCCAGACATTTGCAATTGGCCATCAGGAACGACGAGGAGTTGAACAAATTGTTGTCCGGAGTAACCATCGCTCAAGGTGGTGTGTTGCCCAACATCCAAGCCGTGCTCTTGCCCATGAAGACCGAGAAGAAGGCTAACTTTGCTACCCTTACCCACCaaacacagtttaaaaaaacGGCCCTTTTCAGGGccaccaaaattaaaatataaacgttcGGTTCGAATCTCCTATATTCAGCAGTAGATTGATACACTAGaacagaggtattcaaactttttcatcccaAGGCTCCTTTGAGTCTTCACAAAATGTTGACGgctccaaaattaaaaatgactgaTAATTTAACTCGCGACTAATACTGCCAAACACGACATACGCATTGATGATTTAACGATGGCAGTTGATGGTATCGCTGTCGCTATTGCGACTTACGCGATCAATTAAAGCTATACTTAACGTTTCCCAACCGGTGTgcctcaatgataataaaaaacgtttttcgtaaaaatattttaaaatatttattggttttcaattatatgacGTGGCTCCCTTCGATAACTCTCGCGACGTCCCTGGGAGCCGCGACgcacagtttgaatacctctgcaCTAGAAGATTAGTAGCGCTCTTGTTGCTTTCGGATGGTACGCAGCGAGTATACAGGTAAAGTGAAAGAGGCCGGGcacgattattttaaattaaatatacatggataataataattataccacgATGGCGCGATTATGAATTAAAGTGACTTAATTTCAATCCCTTCATATTTCGAGGAACCCGTCACACTTCTGGCCTCAAGCCTTACtaaaatcttattaaaaaattatcacatCGAATTAATAGGTACACTGTCAAAATGAGCTGGCTCGTCGTCAAACATTCTAAACgctaattttactcaaatacggCTACCAGCGTATACCACTGGCAGCTGTCCTTTACCAATTTATAACTTATGtacataatgataatgataacctGCGAGTGATAACGGTGCTTAAGCGTCCATGAGTTGCAAACCTAAAGTATCGAGTGTCTTAATACTGTCAACAATAATCGAAGAATTTGTTTCAATACAAGTTAGAAATCGGGTAAaaacattctaaaaataacCCATCGTGTGTACACGGGGCAGTTTAATTATAACGTGTTGTTGGTCTGTCGATCCGCGGTAAtgaaaatatcaatatcaacACACGAGCGACCGAGTAAGCTATGCCTAACCATATTATACCCGTCTACAATATCCACGTGGGTTTTTCGGAATTTTTAATCAGATACTATCGGTATTTTACTCAATTGAAGCCATATAAACACCGAGAATCCTGGACAATTGTTGTTTATTGATCGATGattggtaataaaaatgtatttttataacaatgcCAGTGTTTCCCCAGAAAGCGTGAcgaaattatctataaataatcaaaCGATAGTCGGCTTGTAGTGTCgcgtattataatgtatgttttatgCGTAGTGGTCTCGTGGATATTGTTACACTGTTGAATGTCCAAGCCACCTCTAAGTCTGACGTATCACCTGACTCAGGTACTGTCTGGGCACGGGTGCTTCAGGAGCTATCTGCAAGATAAGGATCGGGCCGTCGACAGTTATTGCTACTATTGCATGGACCCAGACGACACGGTTGAACACACGGAGTTCGCATGTCCGAGATGGCTCGATGACCGTGCTCGCNNNNNNNNNNNNNNNNNNNNNNNNNNNNNNNNNNNNNNNNNNNNNNNNNNACCACCACAGACACCGCTGGCGCACTATGTACTGCAGCAAAGGCGACCGAATACGCTTGCCAATTGGTCCAAGGTCTCGCCGACGTGTTCTTCAACGAAGAACACATCGGTCCGTGCATGTCCAAAGTGGCGAAGGCCCTTGAACAGGTGTGTAAGGCCTTGCAGCACGTCATCACGGAGCGAGACAACACAGCCACCAGCCTGCAACAAAATAAAAGAGACGCCACCACCAGCACATGCTCCTCCAACCTACCGACGAACATCAAGATTGACACGCACCCCGCAGCTCAACCACCAAGGATAGCGACATCCTCCAAAACCGCAAAAAACAACCCACCAGCAACCAAGGGTAAGGGCAAGGGAAACAAGCCCACTAAAGGAAAACTGGACAACAGGACCCTCAAAGGTAAACCCCCTACACAGGCGAAGGCTGCACCACCAGCAGAGCCAACAAAACCGCTAGAAAAGCACCAGACAGAGCCCGGAGAAGAGCCTTACACACTGGTCGAGAAGGTAACTAAGAAGTCACACGCCCCTAGACCTCAGCCTACCAGAAGAACCGTGCAGAGACCCGCAGCTGTTCTGATCAAGGTCGCAGTCGGCCGGACCTACGCGGATACCCTGCGCACGGTCAGGGATACTGAGATCGACTTCGAAGCCATGGGCACGCACGTAACGTCTATTAGGAAGACGTTAAAAGGTGACCTCCTGGTGGAACTGACCAAAGGGGCTAAGGCCACGGCGGCCACCTCAGTCATCCGCGATAAACTGGTTGAGAAGGTGGCTGGATCCGTAGTCACCAGGCTCCGACACACCGCCGAAGTGGAGATCACGGACCTTGATGAGGTGACTACTAAGGAGGAAGTCCTGGACGCGATCCGCAAGACCATACGCGACGAAGACCTCCCCTCTGCAGAGGAAATCAAGATCACCGGTCTATGGGCCACTCGGGAAGGCCGCCAAATGGCCACCACCACTGTCCCAATCTCCATTAGCAGAACCCTGACATCCATCCGCGTCGGCTGGACGCAGTGCCGCGTCTGCCCACGCAGACCTGAGCCCACTAGGTGTTACAGGTGTCACGGCTTCGGCCATTCGACACGCCAGTGCACCGGCTCAGACCTCTCGACCGCCTGCAGGAGATGTGGCTTCACCGGTCACACCCAGGCCACCTGCACGGAGACCGAAGATCACTGCGTGGCGTGCGACCGCATAAAATCACCACGTGTACCACATAATCCTGGATCAGGGGCATGTGCGGCCCGAAGGAAAGCCATCTCTGAGCTATACTCCTCCGCTCCAAGATGAATAACAACTTCCTGCAGATAAACCTTCAACGGAGCTCCACGGCTCAGAGCCTGGCATCACAGACCGCTGCTGAAATCGGCGCCCAGGTCCTTCTGTTCTCCGAGCAAAACTGGAGTCCGGCTCGCGACGACCGATGGGTAGTAAGCACGGATGGCACCTGCGCAGTCGTCCTGACACCCATGGCCGACTTCGTAGCAGAAACCTCCTGGTCGGGCCGCGGATTCGCATGGATGCAGACGAGAGGCGTAAGGATCTACAGCTGCTACATCTCGAGAAACGACTCGGACGCTAATTTCTCAACCTTCCTCGCCGACGTCGAGCAGTCGGGCCGGTCCGCCGATCCAAGCTGTACCCTCATTCTAGGAGGCGATTTCAACGCCTGGTCACAAGAGTGGAGCTCGGCGCGGAACGATCCAAGAGGTGACCAACTGGCTGATCTGGCAGCAAGCTTGGACCTCCTCGTCACCAACTCGGGCACTACTCCTACCTACAGAAGAGTAAACTCTGAGACCATCATAGATGTCACCTTCTACCGCACCCGACCACCCTCCGCTCTTCGAGGCTGGAAGGTGTTGGACGAAGTCGAGTCGGTTAGCGACCACCGCTACATAGGCTACTCTCTGGACAGTAACACTGCAATCGAAGAACCTCCAGAACATCTCAGGAGATGGTCCTACAGACGCCTTGACATCGAAGCACTGGTGTCACACCTGGCCGAAGCACCCCTGCCTCCAAATGACGTAACCATCTCAGCCAACGAAGCCGCCGATTCACTAGTTAACTACCTCGCATCTGCCTGCGACTCATGTATGCCACCAAGAGCAGCTCCTCCGGCTGGCAGAAGACACGTCCACTGGTGGAACCAAGATATAAAGCTACTCCGCGAAGATTATGGAAAAGCGCTCAGAAAATACCAGAGAGCCGTCATGCCGGTCGCAGGCATGACTCACCCGGACAGTTGGAACTCTTCCGGCTCGCCTCCAAGGCGAAGAGGAAGGAACTTCAAAAAACGATTCTCCCAGGCCAAAAGCTGGTCCGACCTGTGTGCAGCCGTGGACTCCGACCCATGGGGACTCCCGTACAGGGTCGTGACCAAACGCATAGGCCGGCATCGTCCGGGAATCGAAGCCAGAGGCATGGAGACAGAGATTTCAGATCACCTGTTCCCCAACCCACCGGCGGCGGACTGGTCGCACGAACCTCTCCCAGACGCCGACGAAGAACTGCCAGTACCGGAATTCACGACGACCGAACTGCGTGAGGCTTCCAAGAGGCTCCCACCCGGTAAGGTAACCGGACCCGATGGCATTCCGAACGAGGTTCTGGCGAAAGTCGCCCTCCTCAGGCCACACACGCTCCTCAATGTTTTCAACAGCTGCTTGGTAAACAGTACATTCCCATCACGATGGAAGGAGTCCAGACTCGTGCTCCTACACAAATGTCCCGGAAAACCGGTATCCGAACCTTCCAGCTACAGGCCACTGTGCATGATCGACTCGACAGGCAAGTTACTAGAGCGGCTCATTCTCACGAGGCTCACGAGCACCTCGACAGCACCGATCTCCGATCGCCAAACCAGTACGGATTTCGACGCGGCCGGTCAACAGAGGACGCGATCAAGCGACTACTGGAGACGGCTCACGGCGCGGCCCAGGGGGCCGTACGAAATCGGGACCTGTGCGTGGCCGTCTCTTTAGATGTCAGGAACGCCTTCAACACTGCGCCATGGAGAAGGATAGATGCCGCACTCCTCGAAAAAAAGGTACCTTCGTACCTCATTCAGCTCATCAGGTCCTATCTCCAAGACTGGTCCATACTGGTAGGCCAGACGCTCCTCCGGCGAAGCACCACGTGCGGCGTTCCCCAGGGCTCGGTCCTCGGACCAGCACTGTGGAACATTTTCTCCGACGAGCTTCTTGAGTTGAAAATGCCTCAGGGCGTACAACTAGTGGCGTTCGCGGACGACGTTTGCGTCCTCGGAATCTCGCGGAACGGTGAGTCTGCCTCGACGCTCATGAACCCGGTCCTCGAGGCGGTGGCCGAGTGGATGAACACTAACGGCCTCCAACTAGCTCCGGCCAAAACCGAAGCAATAGTTCTCACcagaaaaaatgtgtacaacgACCCTGAGCTCATCGTCGAAGGTCATGCGATCCCGGTCAAACAGTCCATGCGATACCTCGGCGTTGAGCTCGACACTCGTCTATTGTTCACCAAGCACGTCCAACAGGCGTTGTCGAAGGCATCCACATCAGCACTCGCCATAGCGAGACTGATACCTAACTTCGGAGGACCATCGCAGTGCAAGAGAGCTCTCTTGGGAACAGTCGCCAACAGCAAAATGCTGTACGCTGCTTCAGCCTGGGCCACCCAAGGCATTAAAACGGCGAAGAACCGAAATGAGATGGCGAGGGCTCAGCGAACCGTCGCGATCTGCACCATACGAGCATACTGCACCGTCTCTGCTGACGGGTATTCTCTGCTTGAGTCCATGGTTCCAGCCGATATCGTAGCCAACGAGAGGGCCAGGATGCGCCAGCGCCTCGACGATCAGGATGAGATTACGCCAAAAAGTGGCATAAAGAAACAGGAAAGAGCCATCAGCATCACAGCGTGGCAGGCAAGATGGGACCGTTTCCAAACACCAGATGGACACACAGACTTCTCCCTGACGTGGGTCGCTGGCTGTCCAAGCCACCTCTAAGTCTGACGTATCACCTGACTCAGGTACTGTCTGGGCACGGGTGCTTCAGGAGCTATCTGCAAGATAAGGATCGGGCCGTCGACAGTTATTGCTACTATTGCATGGACCCAGACGACACGGTTGAACACACGGAGTTCGCATGTCCGAGATGGCTCGATGACCGTGCTCGCATGACCGAGATACTCAGAAGACTCCCAAATGCAGCTGACGTCCAGGAAATCCTGTGCGGACCCTCGCTGGTTGACCTGCCGGAGGAAACCATCGCCAGACAACGTTTGCTGCTCCAATCAAGGACAAATAGAAATGAGCTGATCGCCATGATCGAATCAATCATGTCGACAATGGAAGACGACGAACGAGAAGACCAGGCCTACCACAGAGCAGCAACAAACATGCGAAGAGCGCGACAAGCTCCAGCCTGAGCCACAAGGGACCACGATGAAGAACGGTCAGTCTCACCCACGAGTCGCAACAGCGAAACGTCGGAGGTGTCACCGACCACGTTCTTCATCCCCCACTTGTGACACCACGGGAGGGATCTAGAACATACCGCAAGCGGAGGACATCCGAGTACGTGACTCCAGAGCGGCGGACTACGGTCGGCTCGCGAAAAGGAGATCCAGAACGAGTTAAATAGGGCGGCGGACTCCGGTCGGCCTGCCAACACGAATCaccgaacaataaaataaaatgtatatttgtaaaaaaaaaaaaaaaaccgtaatgACCATTGTGAGGGGGTTAGGAGGGTTTGTCCCGCTTAACCATCATTTTGGCCATCAGCCGGTGTGTTGTTTGTCAATAAACGATGGAGGCGCCGCGGCGGTATGCGAAAGCAGTTCCTGCGACGTCGTCGgttataaactgaaaaaaaaaaaggtatgttGGTGATATTGATAGCACACCGTTCGCGtgatattaacaatattataattcatttccaTCGCCAGAATATAAGTACTTTTTGGTGGCCCTGATAAGGGCCTTTTTAAGGTATGATGATGATAACTAATGACCGATGATCAGGTTAGGCACGTTCACCGCGGATACGACGGGCCAACTGGATGTCTTTTGTGGCATGATCGTGACACGCTTGGCGTGGATTGCGCAAAGATTGGCGTCTTCGAACAGACCCACCAAGTACGCCTCATTAGCTTCTTGCAACGCCATGACGGCGGAGCTCTCGCGCTCCAGACGTTGGAACGGCAATTTGCGGATCAAGAGTTCCCAGCCTCTTCTGATAACGATGTGGCTTTTTTACTCCTCCGGTGGCCAACTGCTTCCTGGGGGAACTGTCCACTGAAAGTCTCCGCTACCGCACTCACTATCGCTGAGAAGTCGGCGAACGTGACTCGGTGAGAGACCCCCGGGCAGATAGCGTCTGCACCGTGAAGGACAGCCTGGACATGTGTCCAGGAGACTGCACAACTGGGGTCTGGGGAGGCCGTGACGGTTGTCCCAGGTAGTGGGGGGAAACCCTCATCTCCTAGGGACCACTTGGCCTCATTTGCCTTCTCCAACAACTGTTTCTTTCTAGAAACTCTTCTCGAAAAAGACATATTGACTGGTGGAGTTCCAACGATGTTGGGGCCTTTCCGCCGGTAGATTTACGAGCTGTCTGCTTGGTACGTGCCGTTGCGCTGCTGGATTAGATTATTCAGAGTCGGACTGCAAAACGTGGCTATTGAACGAATGATGCGGTTCGGACTTGGACTTGCCTTTATAGGACGGCCTATGGCCTATTTAGAGCTCCAGGCAGTTGCCTTTTCTCTCTAGTTTGATTttggttgttttaaatttttaggactgtttgtttttgaattttatgcTGATAGTTTTTGAATGTGTTGGTATCTTGATATTGAGGCCTTGTAGTAAAAAGTCTGGGTTGCGTGTTTTATGATGATTGAGAGGGGTTCTAAGTTTGCTGATCTTTGGATAGCTTCATTTCTGGTAAGATAGTGCATGCCCGTTATTTGTCTTAATGCGGTTCGACACTTTGCTTTGCTTTGAAGGGATGGCTAAGCCGTTAACTATTCCAGGCTTTTGCCTCTACTAGTGGATGGAAATTTAAAAGAAGGTTTAATTAAGATGTTGTTCTACCCATGTTAAAGGGTAGGGTTTGGATATACGTTTANNNNNNNNNNNNNNNNNNNNNNNNNNNNNNNNNNNNNNNNNNNNNNNNNNGAAATCCTGTGCGGACCCTCGCTGGTTGACTGCCGGAGGAAACCATCGCCAGACAACGTTTGCTGCTCAATCAAGGACAAATCGAAACGAGCTGATCGCCATGATCGAATCCATCATGTCGACAAAGGAAGACAACGAACGAGAAGACCAGGCCTACCACAGAGCAGCAACGAACAGGCGAAGAGCGTGGCAAGCTCCAGCCTGAGCCACAAGGGACCACGATGAAGAACGGTCAGTCTCACCCTCGAGTCGCAACAGCGAAACGTCGGAGGTGTCACCGACCACGTTCTTCATCCCCCACTTGTGACACTTGTGACTAACCGGAAGCGGAGGACATCCGAGTACGTGACTCCAGAGCGGCGGACTACGGTCGGCTCGTGAAAAGGAGCTAAGAACGAGTTAAACAGGGCGGCGGACTCCGGTCGGCCTGCCAACACGAATCACcgaaccataaaataaaatgtatattttaaaaaaaaaaaaaaaaaaacgttatgaCCATTGTGAGGGGGTTAGGAGGGATTTGTCCCGCCTAACAATCATTTCGGTGTGTTGTTTGtcaataaacgatggcggcgtCGCGGCGGTTATGCGAAAGCAATTCCCGCGACGTCGTCGGTTataagctgaaaaaaaaaaggtccaaTAACCTAACCCAGGGagataacctaacctaaaacAGAGATTTTGAGATTTGCGATGGacagttttgtttataaatgattgctattggttacaggagaaattattagtagaaattagtaagtattcattattttattggttagaCAGTTCGGGTACAAGCTTgtatcaaatcgaattttcgcacattgcctaT
This is a stretch of genomic DNA from Acyrthosiphon pisum isolate AL4f chromosome A3, pea_aphid_22Mar2018_4r6ur, whole genome shotgun sequence. It encodes these proteins:
- the LOC107882211 gene encoding histone H3-3-like — its product is MSFSRRVSRKKQLLEKANEAKWSLGDEGFPPLPGTTVTASPDPSCAVSWTHVQAVLHGADAICPGVSHRVTFADFSAIKSHIVIRRGWELLIRKLPFQRLERESSAVMALQEANEAYLVGLFEDANLCAIHAKRVTIMPQKTSSWPVVSAVNVPNLIIGH